One region of Oceanipulchritudo coccoides genomic DNA includes:
- a CDS encoding CIA30 family protein gives MKKSIVITKTINALRNLLLLGSIAMAGTVGATDFPPILDAFEDAGSTSVETPRFVITDAELGGNSTATQVYQDGVMRMEGTIEPARGQPGFVSFVMLLGPQGQPQDLSGYEGIEMRIRLLKGTLNVLAASSEIQNFDFHAKTITRSKEFQVVRIPFKSLKRVWSEPTALNLQTITSINLVASGMQAGGFVFEIDSVGFYKD, from the coding sequence ATGAAGAAAAGTATCGTAATCACAAAAACCATTAACGCGCTCCGCAATCTGCTTTTGCTGGGATCCATCGCCATGGCAGGCACCGTGGGTGCCACGGACTTTCCGCCAATCTTGGATGCCTTCGAGGATGCCGGGAGCACATCGGTTGAGACACCAAGATTTGTCATCACTGATGCGGAACTCGGGGGAAACTCGACAGCGACACAAGTCTATCAGGACGGCGTCATGCGCATGGAAGGCACAATAGAGCCGGCTCGTGGCCAACCCGGATTTGTCAGCTTCGTGATGTTGCTTGGTCCGCAAGGGCAGCCGCAGGATTTGAGCGGCTACGAGGGTATCGAAATGCGGATACGCCTGCTGAAGGGCACTCTCAACGTGCTTGCGGCAAGTTCGGAAATCCAGAATTTCGACTTCCATGCCAAAACTATCACCCGTTCCAAGGAATTCCAGGTGGTCCGGATCCCTTTCAAGAGTCTGAAACGGGTGTGGTCGGAACCCACAGCCCTGAATCTACAGACAATAACAAGCATTAACCTTGTCGCCTCCGGGATGCAGGCGGGCGGCTTTGTCTTCGAGATCGATTCTGTCGGCTTCTATAAAGACTGA
- a CDS encoding RNA polymerase sigma factor has translation MNEKTRNSMAVVQEQSDAELVAGCLEGDRESFARIVERYQRLLCSLAFSATGDLSKSEDIAQDAFVTAWQQLGKLREPEKLRSWLSGIVRNRIRRTWRSAERDPVALSEGEETIPNLASGENCAAGEAMEKEEQQLLWKALQSVPERYREPLVLYYREEHSVKAVAASLDLTESAVKQRLTRGRALLKQKLLQFVEGALERSTPGPVFTAGVIAAIATLSPPAKAAVTIGLGAAATHVSATAKTASLAGLLAMFSGAISAVFSVRAGLDQSRTQNERRATVWTAALLFGSFVVLILAVLGLRFAAARWTEHSVGLAVLSQVVVLGFALSWPLLLKSLLTHARNLRGRERRENPEAFADPRDSVDSKAGTYRSHFELLGIPFVHIRFAGPEPGSKPVVGWIAGGDRAIGILFAWGAFSCGLVSVGAVSVGVFTLGAVGVGLLSLGSVAFGYLSVGAMAIGQHAIGSLSAMGWKSALGGGFVLARDFAMGPIALAEHANDAVAEAFFANPHGDTLMLIFFVTVTLMTLVPVYLYAKGVRTRLGPKK, from the coding sequence ATGAATGAAAAAACACGGAATTCGATGGCGGTAGTTCAGGAACAAAGTGATGCGGAACTGGTTGCCGGTTGCCTTGAGGGCGACCGGGAGTCGTTTGCACGCATCGTAGAGCGTTATCAGCGGTTGCTGTGCTCGCTGGCCTTTTCGGCGACGGGCGATTTGTCCAAAAGCGAGGACATTGCCCAAGACGCGTTTGTCACGGCATGGCAGCAATTGGGCAAGCTGAGGGAGCCGGAAAAGTTGCGCTCCTGGCTCAGTGGGATTGTGAGAAACCGCATCCGGCGGACATGGCGTTCCGCTGAACGGGATCCTGTAGCCCTTTCTGAGGGGGAGGAAACGATTCCCAACCTGGCTTCGGGGGAAAATTGTGCGGCCGGTGAGGCGATGGAAAAGGAGGAGCAGCAGTTGCTCTGGAAAGCCTTGCAAAGCGTTCCCGAGCGTTACCGTGAGCCGCTGGTCCTGTATTATCGCGAGGAGCATTCCGTAAAGGCAGTCGCGGCCTCATTGGATCTCACCGAGTCAGCCGTAAAGCAGCGTCTTACTCGCGGCCGGGCGCTCCTGAAGCAAAAGCTTCTCCAATTCGTCGAGGGCGCGCTGGAACGGAGCACCCCGGGACCGGTTTTTACGGCAGGTGTGATTGCGGCGATCGCGACCCTCTCGCCGCCGGCGAAGGCGGCGGTCACGATTGGGCTGGGTGCCGCTGCTACCCATGTCTCCGCCACGGCCAAGACGGCGAGCCTCGCTGGCTTGCTGGCCATGTTTTCCGGAGCCATTTCCGCGGTTTTCAGCGTCCGCGCGGGATTGGATCAATCACGCACGCAAAACGAACGCCGGGCCACGGTGTGGACGGCGGCCCTGCTATTCGGGAGCTTTGTCGTGCTGATACTAGCCGTTCTTGGATTGCGGTTTGCGGCCGCCCGCTGGACGGAACACTCAGTCGGCCTTGCGGTTTTGAGCCAGGTCGTGGTTTTGGGCTTTGCCCTGTCATGGCCGCTATTGCTGAAATCGTTATTAACCCATGCCCGGAACCTCCGGGGAAGGGAACGTCGGGAGAATCCCGAGGCCTTCGCGGATCCAAGGGATTCGGTCGACTCCAAGGCGGGAACCTACAGGAGCCATTTTGAGCTACTCGGAATTCCGTTTGTTCATATTCGCTTTGCTGGCCCTGAGCCCGGTTCCAAGCCGGTTGTGGGTTGGATCGCAGGGGGCGACCGGGCAATTGGGATTTTATTCGCGTGGGGAGCTTTCTCGTGCGGGCTTGTCAGCGTGGGAGCAGTTTCTGTTGGTGTATTCACGCTGGGAGCGGTCGGGGTAGGGCTCCTCTCTCTGGGGTCGGTGGCTTTTGGCTACCTTTCCGTTGGGGCAATGGCGATCGGCCAGCATGCCATCGGCTCACTTTCGGCAATGGGGTGGAAATCCGCCCTTGGGGGAGGGTTTGTCCTCGCCCGCGATTTTGCAATGGGCCCAATCGCATTGGCTGAGCATGCTAATGACGCAGTTGCGGAGGCCTTTTTTGCAAACCCACACGGGGATACCCTGATGCTGATTTTCTTCGTGACTGTGACCCTGATGACACTGGTTCCGGTCTATTTGTATGCCAAGGGCGTGCGCACGCGGTTGGGTCCCAAAAAATAA